A single window of Leptospira wolffii serovar Khorat str. Khorat-H2 DNA harbors:
- a CDS encoding zinc-dependent alcohol dehydrogenase family protein: MKAIRLSAFGKENLSLTDLPDPKNPGPGEVLVRFRAASLNFRDYLVVQGKYNPNFPVPMVPCSDGSGEIVQVGEGVSDWQPGDKVNATFAPYWLNGAATKHELRTTLGGPLDGTLREYAILPATGVVPMPTHLSFEEAATLPCAALTAWSSFFVESKLKQGESVVVQGTGGVSLFALQFAKQVGATVYLTSSSDEKLERGKELGADFLINYKENPAWGKKIREITGGEGADHIVEVGGAGTLEQSLQAVKLFGTVHLIGILSGSIKDLNLLPIVMNQIKVQGIVVGHRAAFLEMNRAIESWKLRPVVDKIFELGEFREALDYLKDGKHFGKIVVRVS, from the coding sequence ATGAAGGCGATCCGACTCTCCGCTTTCGGAAAAGAAAACCTTTCCCTAACCGATTTACCCGATCCTAAGAATCCCGGACCGGGAGAAGTGCTTGTCCGATTCCGAGCGGCCTCCCTGAATTTCCGAGACTACCTAGTGGTTCAAGGAAAGTACAATCCGAATTTTCCCGTACCCATGGTTCCATGTAGTGACGGATCCGGAGAAATCGTACAAGTAGGAGAAGGAGTCTCCGATTGGCAGCCGGGCGATAAGGTCAACGCTACCTTCGCTCCTTACTGGTTGAACGGCGCCGCCACCAAACACGAATTGCGAACCACTCTGGGCGGTCCCTTGGACGGAACTCTTAGAGAATATGCGATCCTTCCGGCGACGGGAGTGGTGCCGATGCCTACACACTTAAGCTTCGAAGAAGCGGCCACTCTACCCTGCGCTGCATTAACCGCTTGGTCTTCCTTCTTCGTAGAAAGCAAATTGAAGCAGGGAGAATCGGTGGTAGTACAGGGCACCGGGGGCGTCTCCTTATTCGCATTGCAATTCGCAAAACAAGTCGGGGCGACCGTATACCTCACCTCCTCTTCCGACGAGAAACTGGAAAGAGGCAAAGAGTTAGGTGCGGACTTTCTAATCAATTATAAGGAAAATCCCGCCTGGGGGAAAAAAATCCGGGAGATAACCGGAGGAGAGGGTGCGGATCATATCGTGGAAGTGGGAGGGGCAGGAACGTTAGAACAGTCCCTCCAAGCGGTGAAATTATTCGGAACCGTTCATCTAATCGGAATTCTTTCGGGATCCATCAAGGATCTGAATCTTCTTCCTATCGTAATGAATCAGATCAAAGTCCAAGGGATCGTGGTCGGACACCGAGCCGCATTTTTGGAGATGAACAGAGCGATCGAATCCTGGAAATTACGTCCGGTCGTGGACAAGATTTTCGAACTGGGAGAATTCCGCGAGGCCTTGGATTATCTAAAAGACGGAAAACATTTCGGAAAAATCGTAGTTCGCGTTTCTTAA
- a CDS encoding 2-dehydropantoate 2-reductase — protein MTFSPKFAILGAGSIGTYIGAHLLKAGYPVVFVGRERLKQEVQLFGLRISDFEGNSFSLPPGSIEYVTSTEEVKDCNIFLVTVKSKDTADLSRSLSVLLTGENRKNAIFVSFQNGVRNAQELASALPDCQARVLAGMVPFNVVSQGKGKFHRGTSGELVLEKNEAGDKVLSYLKKAGLSAISHRNMPGVLWGKLLINLNNSLNALAGVPLREELSQRGYRKILSAMISEGMEVLKAADIHPARAGKMIPQLAPIVLKLPDFLFFAVASSMVKIDPEARSSMWEDLHHGRKTEIDYLNGEILNLADRFGHPATINRKIASLIAEAENRTEIKNYTADSLSRELGLS, from the coding sequence ATGACTTTTTCTCCGAAATTCGCGATCCTGGGAGCGGGAAGCATAGGCACCTATATCGGGGCCCATTTATTAAAAGCCGGCTACCCGGTCGTTTTCGTCGGTAGAGAAAGATTAAAACAAGAAGTTCAGTTATTCGGATTAAGAATCAGCGATTTCGAAGGAAACTCTTTCTCCCTCCCGCCGGGTAGCATCGAATATGTGACTAGCACCGAAGAAGTTAAGGACTGTAATATTTTTTTGGTCACCGTAAAAAGTAAGGATACTGCCGATCTAAGCCGATCTCTTTCCGTACTTCTCACGGGAGAGAATCGCAAAAATGCGATCTTCGTCAGTTTTCAGAACGGCGTCAGAAACGCACAAGAACTCGCCTCCGCTCTGCCCGATTGCCAAGCTAGAGTTCTCGCAGGAATGGTTCCTTTCAACGTAGTGTCCCAAGGAAAAGGAAAATTTCATAGGGGGACCAGCGGAGAACTCGTACTCGAAAAAAACGAGGCCGGAGACAAGGTCCTATCCTACTTAAAGAAAGCCGGGCTTTCGGCGATTTCCCATCGGAACATGCCCGGAGTGCTTTGGGGAAAGCTCCTTATCAATCTGAATAATAGCCTAAACGCACTCGCAGGAGTTCCTCTGCGCGAGGAATTATCCCAGAGGGGCTATCGTAAAATCCTGTCTGCAATGATTTCCGAAGGGATGGAAGTCTTAAAAGCGGCGGACATCCATCCGGCTAGGGCGGGGAAAATGATTCCTCAGTTGGCGCCGATCGTTCTCAAACTTCCCGACTTTTTATTCTTCGCCGTTGCTTCTAGTATGGTTAAGATCGATCCGGAGGCTAGATCCTCGATGTGGGAGGACCTACACCATGGAAGGAAAACGGAGATCGATTATTTAAACGGTGAAATCCTGAACTTAGCGGATCGTTTCGGGCATCCGGCTACTATAAACCGTAAGATCGCGTCTTTGATCGCGGAAGCGGAGAATCGGACCGAGATCAAAAACTATACGGCGGATTCTCTTTCCAGAGAATTGGGACTTTCATGA
- a CDS encoding DUF2062 domain-containing protein, whose translation MNYLRMLGRIIHRQVILPFQESHAPIGEVCLGTSIGLIWAMTPLIGVQMYLGFATWVLFRLIGVRFYLPIAIAMIWITNPITLPFFYYLFYIVGKYVLILFGIGFNEIDFDTLLSISKQSESMDLVSGLYHWTLFLLDKMGLPMFVGGFVVGIPSAVLGYPLTYRLLNSYRKGKAEAEGLSLTEWEEKYIRKDVGLFSWWKSSKSTDTPSVS comes from the coding sequence ATGAATTATTTAAGAATGCTAGGTAGGATCATTCATAGACAAGTGATCCTACCTTTCCAAGAATCTCACGCGCCTATCGGAGAGGTTTGTCTGGGTACTTCCATCGGGCTTATCTGGGCCATGACTCCTTTGATAGGAGTGCAAATGTATTTGGGTTTCGCTACCTGGGTCCTTTTTAGATTGATAGGAGTTCGATTCTACCTTCCTATCGCGATCGCGATGATCTGGATTACGAATCCGATTACGTTACCTTTCTTTTATTATCTATTCTATATCGTGGGAAAATACGTACTGATTCTATTCGGGATCGGATTCAACGAAATCGATTTCGACACCTTGCTTTCCATATCGAAACAATCCGAATCCATGGATCTCGTTTCCGGATTGTATCATTGGACGCTTTTCCTTTTGGACAAGATGGGACTTCCTATGTTTGTGGGAGGTTTTGTCGTCGGAATTCCCAGCGCCGTATTAGGATATCCTTTGACCTATAGATTATTAAATTCTTATAGAAAAGGAAAGGCGGAGGCCGAGGGCCTGAGTCTTACGGAATGGGAAGAGAAATATATCCGCAAGGATGTGGGGCTCTTTTCCTGGTGGAAGTCTTCCAAGTCCACGGATACTCCTTCCGTTTCCTAA
- a CDS encoding lipase family alpha/beta hydrolase — protein sequence MRKLGLAILLLFICGGSLFASGGGSSSKPLAGSYPIVLSHGLFGWGKDSSGIISIVNYWGGMDTYLQSQGATVYAPTKTAAQSNETRGAELKDKVLVYMAANGFSKVHILGHSQGGLDSRYAISNLGLASKVSTLTTLNTPHRGSPVADIINTVLPDWIKPFVSSILGVFVQLVYGGGNQDAIGALGSLTTSGTAAFNNRTPNASSVKYYSYGSYITIPDLIQHPLMGIIQPACIAGGLFNGQGGTCDGLVPYTSLKWGTFNGGPDYGILVTGVDHLQASNTLNSGKPWYDVEGYFLKMAQNAKSNQ from the coding sequence ATGCGTAAATTAGGACTAGCGATTCTACTCCTGTTTATATGTGGCGGCTCGTTGTTCGCATCCGGCGGAGGATCTTCCTCCAAACCGTTAGCAGGATCTTATCCGATCGTGCTTTCTCATGGGCTTTTCGGCTGGGGAAAAGATTCTTCCGGCATTATCAGCATCGTGAACTATTGGGGGGGCATGGACACCTACCTGCAATCCCAAGGTGCAACCGTATACGCTCCTACTAAGACCGCAGCCCAGTCTAACGAAACTCGTGGCGCGGAACTTAAAGACAAAGTTTTGGTTTATATGGCCGCAAACGGCTTCAGCAAAGTGCATATCCTGGGACACTCTCAGGGAGGTCTGGATAGCCGCTATGCCATTTCCAATTTAGGACTGGCTTCCAAGGTTTCCACCCTTACCACTTTGAATACTCCGCATAGAGGATCTCCCGTTGCAGACATCATCAATACGGTTCTTCCCGACTGGATTAAACCTTTCGTAAGCAGCATCCTTGGAGTCTTCGTTCAATTGGTATACGGAGGAGGAAACCAAGACGCTATCGGCGCTCTCGGTTCCTTAACCACCAGTGGAACTGCGGCTTTCAACAATCGCACTCCAAATGCATCTTCCGTTAAGTATTACTCTTACGGATCTTACATCACCATCCCGGACCTAATCCAACACCCATTGATGGGGATCATCCAACCTGCATGTATCGCCGGTGGATTGTTTAACGGACAAGGCGGAACCTGCGACGGTCTCGTACCTTATACTTCTCTCAAATGGGGAACGTTCAACGGTGGACCTGACTATGGAATTCTCGTAACCGGAGTGGACCACTTGCAAGCGTCCAATACTCTGAATTCCGGAAAACCTTGGTACGATGTGGAAGGTTACTTCCTGAAAATGGCTCAAAACGCGAAATCTAACCAATAA
- a CDS encoding SpoIIE family protein phosphatase, which translates to MHISKYLFFLLGPIGFLIFLLSLTPWHKEENLRAYRGVIDLRGIQNPSSAPVDLSGEWEFFWSQEPDKILEAFHGNMTVPGSWNRETELHPSYDRLGFGTYRLKILLPDIWVGKVLTLSLGTVLSSYRLYLDNEIIGESGIPSNSQESSLARIQPRSFSFVPSSNQIQLEIFVANSFARQGGITSPVRLGPSEVMFSSRTRSIFIDIFAFSSLIIMGIYHISLYLYLRSSKAPLYFGIMSITIGIRTLVTNTRLLMEFFPSISQNGIQIIEQTSLMVAVALYLIFFLETFSLYVSAEYVKISLGIISLFILSNFLGSLEFNSNKIAYFHLFMGATIGYVLYVIFKIDFDRENNSSYVLYGSGILFLGVAIDLYYTYVLKVSSHQLSHLALVFFVFLQSLVIASDRSSKYKEAKLLTEDLQTMNLELFEMKEKLVQKVEDRTRTLNDTLQQINRELEIAQNVQRKILTPPERQIQGIRFDYVYKPLEKVGGDFLDISEIKPGQVRVLLADAVGHGVQASLMTMALKTEYEELKKLECPTFVLRELNGRFLRKFDTLESIFPCFVADIYLEKKEILYASAGHPDQVLISPEGKYELLHKTGPILGLFDDLEIQFSTYPFPVGSRLLLFSDGLIENRRKENRWSTVDTIASKASSLNDASLQNLLEELVVMEEKSRGEEQRFDDITIIAIESKSIPPA; encoded by the coding sequence ATGCATATTTCGAAGTATTTATTCTTTCTATTAGGACCGATTGGATTCCTTATTTTTCTCCTCTCCCTTACCCCTTGGCATAAGGAGGAGAATCTGCGGGCCTACCGAGGTGTCATAGACCTCCGAGGAATCCAAAATCCTTCGTCTGCCCCGGTAGATCTTTCCGGAGAATGGGAATTCTTTTGGAGTCAGGAACCGGATAAAATCCTGGAAGCTTTTCACGGAAACATGACCGTACCCGGATCCTGGAATCGGGAAACGGAACTCCATCCTTCCTATGATAGATTGGGATTCGGAACCTACAGATTGAAAATTCTTCTCCCGGATATATGGGTGGGTAAGGTTCTGACCTTAAGTCTAGGAACCGTGCTAAGTTCCTACAGATTATATCTGGATAATGAAATCATTGGAGAATCGGGAATCCCTTCCAATAGCCAAGAGTCCAGCCTTGCAAGAATCCAACCTCGTTCTTTTTCCTTCGTTCCCAGTTCCAATCAGATACAATTGGAAATATTCGTAGCCAATTCCTTCGCCCGTCAGGGAGGAATCACTTCTCCCGTAAGATTAGGGCCGTCCGAAGTGATGTTCTCTTCCAGGACTAGATCCATATTCATAGACATCTTCGCATTTTCCAGTTTGATCATCATGGGGATCTATCATATTTCCCTGTATCTGTATCTGCGCTCCAGTAAGGCCCCTCTCTATTTCGGGATCATGAGCATCACTATCGGGATCAGAACACTGGTCACTAACACCCGGCTATTGATGGAATTTTTTCCGAGCATCAGTCAAAACGGGATCCAGATTATAGAGCAGACCTCCCTGATGGTGGCGGTTGCGCTTTATCTAATATTCTTTTTGGAGACATTTTCACTGTACGTTTCCGCGGAATACGTCAAGATCTCTCTGGGAATCATTTCCTTATTCATTCTATCCAACTTTCTGGGCTCCTTGGAATTCAACAGTAATAAGATCGCTTATTTCCATCTATTCATGGGAGCGACGATCGGCTACGTATTATACGTGATCTTTAAAATAGATTTCGATAGGGAAAACAATTCCTCCTACGTACTTTACGGATCCGGAATCTTGTTTTTAGGCGTAGCGATCGATCTATATTATACTTATGTGCTAAAAGTCTCTTCCCATCAATTATCCCACCTTGCCTTGGTTTTCTTCGTATTCCTACAATCCTTGGTGATCGCTTCGGACCGTTCTTCCAAATACAAGGAAGCCAAACTTCTCACGGAAGATTTGCAGACGATGAACTTGGAACTCTTCGAGATGAAGGAAAAGCTCGTTCAAAAAGTGGAGGATAGGACCAGAACCCTGAACGATACCTTGCAGCAGATCAATCGGGAGCTGGAAATCGCCCAAAACGTGCAAAGGAAAATACTTACTCCTCCTGAAAGACAAATCCAAGGGATACGATTCGATTACGTTTATAAACCTTTGGAAAAAGTGGGAGGGGACTTCCTCGATATTTCCGAAATCAAACCCGGACAGGTGCGTGTACTTTTAGCGGATGCAGTAGGCCACGGAGTCCAAGCGTCTCTCATGACTATGGCGCTCAAAACCGAATACGAAGAGTTAAAGAAATTGGAATGTCCTACTTTCGTTCTCAGGGAATTGAACGGAAGGTTCCTACGAAAATTCGATACGTTGGAAAGTATCTTTCCCTGCTTCGTCGCCGATATCTATCTAGAGAAAAAGGAAATTCTATACGCTTCGGCGGGACATCCCGATCAAGTTTTGATTTCTCCTGAAGGCAAATACGAATTATTGCATAAGACCGGTCCGATCTTAGGGCTCTTCGATGATTTGGAAATCCAGTTTTCCACTTACCCTTTTCCGGTAGGAAGTCGCCTGCTTCTTTTCTCGGACGGGCTCATCGAAAACAGGAGAAAGGAAAATCGTTGGAGTACCGTGGATACGATCGCGTCCAAAGCTTCTTCCTTAAACGATGCAAGTCTCCAAAACCTTCTGGAAGAACTTGTGGTCATGGAGGAAAAATCAAGAGGGGAAGAACAAAGATTCGACGATATCACGATCATCGCGATCGAATCCAAAAGTATTCCTCCCGCTTAA
- the ccrA gene encoding crotonyl-CoA carboxylase/reductase, whose product MSSIPEIIPIGQLPPLGVVPKKMHAQVIRPERFGDPIQSIQKEEIDVPEIAPDEVLVAVMAAGINYNNVWAGLGYPVDVIAARNKKGEPEKFHIGGSDASGIVYKVGSEVKNVKVGDEVVLHCGIWDKNDPWVKAGNDPMFAPSQLIWGYETNWGSFAQFCKVQDHQCLPKPKHLSWEESAAYMLVGATAYRMLHHWKPNDVKPGDVVLIWGGAGGLGAMAIQIVKAAGGIPIAVVSSDDKIDFCKKLGAAGVINRNNFKHWGALTSDINKPEVFAQWTKSAREFGKAIWDIAGKGNNPKIVFEHPGETTIPTSVFVCETGGMVVICAGTTGYNATVDLRYLWMRQKRLQGSHFANDENSIGLNQLVIDKKVDPVLAHTFTFDETGKAHQLMKENKHPSGNMSILVGADKPGLGKK is encoded by the coding sequence ATGAGCAGCATACCTGAAATTATTCCGATCGGACAGCTTCCTCCTCTTGGAGTTGTCCCTAAAAAAATGCACGCGCAGGTCATTAGACCCGAGCGTTTCGGAGATCCGATTCAATCCATCCAAAAAGAAGAGATCGATGTCCCGGAAATTGCTCCGGACGAGGTCCTCGTAGCCGTTATGGCTGCCGGTATCAACTATAATAACGTTTGGGCCGGCTTAGGTTATCCTGTAGATGTGATCGCCGCTAGAAATAAAAAAGGCGAGCCCGAAAAGTTTCATATCGGCGGTTCCGACGCTTCCGGTATCGTATACAAAGTAGGTTCCGAAGTTAAGAACGTTAAAGTGGGAGACGAAGTCGTCCTACATTGCGGCATCTGGGATAAAAACGATCCTTGGGTAAAAGCGGGTAACGATCCTATGTTCGCACCTTCCCAATTGATTTGGGGATACGAAACGAATTGGGGGTCCTTCGCGCAATTCTGTAAAGTGCAGGATCACCAATGCCTTCCTAAACCTAAGCATCTTTCCTGGGAAGAATCTGCCGCATATATGCTGGTTGGAGCTACCGCTTACAGAATGCTTCACCACTGGAAACCGAACGATGTAAAACCGGGAGACGTGGTTTTGATCTGGGGAGGAGCCGGAGGATTAGGAGCTATGGCTATCCAGATCGTAAAAGCTGCGGGCGGAATTCCTATCGCTGTGGTTTCTTCCGACGACAAGATCGATTTCTGTAAGAAATTGGGAGCGGCCGGAGTCATCAATCGAAACAACTTCAAACATTGGGGAGCTTTAACCTCCGACATCAATAAACCGGAAGTCTTCGCGCAATGGACGAAGAGCGCGAGAGAATTCGGTAAGGCAATTTGGGACATCGCCGGAAAAGGCAATAATCCTAAGATCGTTTTCGAACACCCGGGAGAAACCACCATCCCGACTTCCGTTTTCGTTTGCGAAACCGGAGGAATGGTAGTCATTTGCGCGGGAACCACCGGTTACAACGCGACCGTGGATTTGAGATATCTTTGGATGCGCCAAAAACGTCTCCAAGGTTCCCACTTCGCGAACGACGAAAATTCGATCGGTTTGAACCAACTGGTCATCGACAAAAAAGTCGATCCGGTTCTTGCCCATACCTTTACTTTCGACGAAACCGGAAAGGCTCACCAACTCATGAAAGAGAATAAGCATCCTTCCGGAAACATGAGTATCCTCGTCGGCGCAGACAAGCCCGGATTAGGAAAGAAGTAA
- a CDS encoding tetratricopeptide repeat protein produces MKSVLGKMKTSLVSREYATWAILSLCFFSGCGEPKEPTITEIRDLLDSTHLSEAIQKATKEAEKSGKTDQIHYLRGWIYYLRHQDEAAGKEYNLCLKENPASVDCIRGLARIDQQKIQYRKAETGFKKALGLAELAKDREAKATILTDLGNLALAENKRKEAIDWYTQSIQTKEEGSAYFGLGLAYLLERDKPNAAANLRKGLGVEYKDSIMKAETYYLLARLQFEWEKNPKAAAESAKKAFELFPAREEYAKSWEQYSKAAGSN; encoded by the coding sequence ATGAAATCCGTTTTGGGTAAAATGAAAACCAGTCTAGTATCCCGCGAATACGCAACTTGGGCGATCTTATCTCTTTGCTTTTTTTCCGGTTGCGGCGAGCCGAAAGAACCTACGATCACTGAAATTCGGGATTTGTTGGACTCGACGCATCTTTCGGAAGCGATCCAGAAGGCGACTAAGGAAGCGGAGAAATCGGGTAAGACCGACCAAATCCATTACTTAAGAGGGTGGATTTATTATCTTCGTCACCAGGATGAGGCGGCCGGCAAAGAATATAACCTTTGTCTGAAAGAGAATCCGGCATCGGTGGATTGCATTCGAGGTCTGGCTCGAATCGATCAGCAAAAAATCCAATATCGTAAGGCGGAGACCGGATTCAAGAAAGCCTTGGGACTTGCGGAACTGGCCAAGGACAGGGAAGCGAAGGCCACAATTCTCACCGATTTGGGAAATCTCGCATTGGCGGAGAACAAAAGAAAAGAAGCGATCGATTGGTATACCCAATCCATTCAAACCAAGGAAGAGGGGTCCGCCTATTTCGGATTGGGTTTGGCGTATTTACTGGAAAGGGACAAACCGAACGCCGCGGCCAACCTAAGGAAAGGTTTGGGAGTCGAATATAAGGACTCTATTATGAAGGCTGAAACCTACTACCTTCTCGCCAGGCTCCAATTCGAATGGGAGAAGAATCCCAAGGCTGCGGCCGAATCCGCCAAAAAGGCTTTCGAATTGTTTCCGGCAAGGGAAGAATATGCCAAATCCTGGGAACAATATTCCAAGGCGGCGGGTTCTAATTAA
- a CDS encoding TetR/AcrR family transcriptional regulator produces MKKKDGSPVYPTNGNFRNSRERILEGAAIAFARKGFHGTSLREISRECGLEQPSIYHHFHSKENLFRKALVATHLMILNDIRSRIVKDKGLREEAVSVFMAIANIARQFPDRAKLPFSLVYSAPENLVQEYTNHYGAQYRKLLEAAVERNPPAKNADLKLSLLVDLLHSLILSCSSDRFFEDRVDGLQERIDYILSA; encoded by the coding sequence GTGAAAAAAAAGGACGGTAGCCCAGTCTACCCCACAAACGGGAATTTTAGAAATTCCAGGGAACGCATACTAGAAGGGGCAGCCATTGCCTTCGCCAGAAAAGGTTTCCATGGTACATCTCTTAGGGAGATCAGTCGAGAATGCGGCTTAGAACAGCCGAGTATATACCATCATTTTCACTCCAAAGAAAATCTTTTTCGTAAAGCATTAGTCGCCACTCATCTTATGATTCTTAACGACATTAGAAGTCGTATCGTTAAGGACAAGGGCTTAAGAGAAGAAGCGGTTTCCGTCTTCATGGCGATTGCGAACATCGCACGTCAATTCCCAGACAGAGCCAAATTGCCTTTCAGTTTGGTATATTCCGCTCCGGAAAACCTAGTACAGGAATATACCAACCATTACGGAGCCCAATACAGAAAATTATTAGAAGCGGCCGTAGAAAGGAATCCGCCCGCAAAAAACGCCGACTTGAAGCTTTCTCTATTGGTGGATCTTTTACATAGTCTGATTCTTTCCTGCTCGTCGGATCGATTCTTCGAAGATCGGGTAGATGGGCTACAGGAAAGGATCGATTATATACTTTCCGCCTAG
- a CDS encoding N-acyl-D-amino-acid deacylase family protein: MTKYDVLIRNGRIFDGEGNPSFVGDVAVSGGKIVKIDKEILDMDATRIYDAKGLWVTPGFIDFHTHYDAEVEASPGLKESVMHGVTTVTMGSCSLSLCIGTAEDLADMFSRVEAIPREQVLPLLREKKSWNTMREYSDHLASLPLGPNVSTFLGHSAIRAHVMGLERSLTKGLKPTEQEMRRMEELLKEAIDCGYLGFSINTLTWDKMDGNRFRSRPLPSTYAKWSEISRLNRIVREKGRVFQGVPNVSTKYNVLLFFKESVGVFRKKLKTTIISLMDPRSNRGIYRLVAILTRIVNTILGGDVRLQAVPAVFDLYADGVDVVVFEEFGAGTAAIHLADLAERRKLLLDKGYRKWFRRQWTNWFLPRVFHRDFNQSKIVECPDQKLIGKSFVELAKERNEHVVETFLDLCAQYGNDIRWYTVIGNDRKGPLKYIVSHPDVLIGFSDAGAHLRGMAHYNFPLRFLKLVRDAELEGKPFLSAEKAVWRVTGEIADWFGLDTGKLKIGAQADIVLLDPNALDEEIEKIREVSMEEFGGIVRLVRRNPKAIHAVLINGKAAVENGNVLPEIGKEHGFGRFMAYKEKDYLYNSSRKEKTPVLS; this comes from the coding sequence ATGACTAAATATGACGTACTCATACGCAACGGGAGAATTTTCGACGGAGAAGGCAATCCGTCCTTTGTCGGAGACGTAGCCGTCTCGGGCGGAAAGATCGTGAAGATCGACAAGGAAATTTTAGATATGGACGCGACCAGGATCTACGATGCAAAAGGTTTATGGGTGACTCCGGGTTTTATAGATTTCCATACTCATTACGACGCAGAAGTGGAAGCTTCTCCCGGATTGAAAGAATCCGTGATGCACGGAGTCACTACCGTTACGATGGGAAGTTGCTCCTTGAGTCTTTGCATAGGCACGGCAGAGGATCTTGCGGATATGTTCAGTAGAGTGGAGGCCATCCCGAGAGAGCAGGTTCTTCCTTTACTCAGAGAAAAAAAAAGCTGGAATACTATGAGAGAATATTCGGATCATTTGGCTTCTCTTCCTCTCGGGCCGAATGTTTCCACGTTTCTGGGACATTCCGCGATTCGAGCCCATGTAATGGGATTGGAGAGATCCTTGACCAAGGGATTGAAACCGACGGAGCAGGAAATGCGACGCATGGAGGAACTCTTAAAGGAAGCGATCGATTGCGGTTATCTCGGTTTTTCCATCAACACTCTCACTTGGGACAAGATGGACGGGAACCGTTTCAGAAGCAGACCTCTTCCTTCCACCTATGCGAAATGGTCCGAGATCAGTCGTTTGAATCGGATCGTTAGAGAAAAGGGACGAGTCTTTCAGGGAGTTCCGAACGTCTCTACGAAATACAACGTATTACTTTTCTTTAAGGAAAGCGTCGGGGTATTTCGGAAGAAGCTGAAGACTACCATCATTTCCCTTATGGATCCTCGCTCCAATAGAGGAATCTATCGTTTAGTAGCGATCCTGACTCGGATTGTGAACACGATCTTAGGAGGAGATGTGCGTCTTCAGGCGGTACCGGCGGTATTCGATTTGTATGCGGACGGAGTGGATGTGGTGGTTTTCGAGGAATTCGGAGCCGGAACCGCCGCTATCCATCTGGCGGATTTGGCGGAGCGCAGAAAACTTCTTCTAGATAAGGGATACCGAAAATGGTTCAGAAGGCAATGGACCAATTGGTTTCTGCCTAGAGTCTTTCACAGGGATTTTAACCAATCCAAGATCGTAGAATGTCCGGATCAGAAATTGATTGGAAAATCGTTCGTAGAATTAGCGAAGGAAAGAAACGAACACGTGGTCGAAACCTTCTTGGATCTATGCGCACAGTACGGCAACGACATACGTTGGTATACTGTCATAGGTAACGATAGAAAAGGACCCTTAAAGTATATAGTAAGCCATCCGGATGTACTCATCGGATTTTCCGACGCAGGTGCCCACCTAAGGGGAATGGCTCATTATAATTTTCCGTTGCGATTTCTTAAATTAGTGAGGGACGCGGAATTGGAGGGTAAGCCTTTTCTTTCCGCCGAAAAAGCAGTATGGAGGGTAACGGGGGAGATTGCCGACTGGTTCGGACTGGATACCGGAAAGCTTAAGATCGGGGCCCAAGCCGACATTGTATTATTGGATCCGAACGCTTTGGATGAGGAGATCGAAAAGATCCGAGAAGTTTCTATGGAGGAATTCGGCGGCATCGTTCGTTTAGTGAGAAGAAATCCGAAAGCGATTCATGCAGTTTTGATTAACGGAAAAGCGGCGGTGGAAAACGGAAACGTTCTGCCCGAGATCGGGAAAGAACACGGTTTCGGAAGATTCATGGCCTATAAGGAAAAGGATTATCTGTACAATTCTTCCCGAAAGGAAAAGACTCCGGTTCTTAGCTGA